The DNA sequence GAAAGAACCGGACGATCTCCTCACGCGTGCTGGATCCGTTCAACCGACCCTTGAACGCATAGGAGAACAAGGGCTGGAAGCGGTATGCGACCCGCGGCGAGCTTCTGAATATCTGCCCAAGCCACGACGATCCGGAGCGAGGCACGCTTTGTATCGAGACCAACTGTTCGTTCATTCCTCCAACTGGTATCTGGCCATCATGTCCAGGACCGAACTCCTCGAGTTCCACATGAGCACATCGATCATGGACAGTCCGGGCTCAAAATGGCCCGCCGTGCCTTGTGTGTAGGGAACGATCTCCGAGCGCAGGAACCGCAAACGGATGCCGCGTTCCTTGAACCGCTCCGCCAGGTAAAGCTCGCGCCCCCCTGCTGGATTCACATAGAGATCGGTGCCCACCGCCCCGCAGATCGCGAGGATACGGTCCTGGCCATGCAGCTCCGGATCCAACCCCAACTCGCTCGCCCTTCTGATGGAACGGGGAGTGCCCAGATGATCGAGCACGAGCATCAACGAACGCTCCGCGGTATCCGCGACACTCTCTCCTGGCAGCGCCAGGACCCGCTCGAAAATGGGGTACACCTCATCGAAGTATGGCGCCTTGCGATACGCATGACCGAGGGTGGTGAGCAACTTCCGCCGCCATCCGTCATCGGGTGCCACACGCGTATCGCGGATGCTCACGTTCTGGCTGCGCGCACTGAGCGGTATGGTGAAGAAGTGCGGGCCACCCTGCAAGAGCAGGCGGTTCCGGTTCACCCATCCCTTGTTGATGAATGCGGCATCATCGAGTGAGACGAAAGTGTCGGCGGCATGGAACAGCTGGTAGTATCCCAGGTAAGGGAACACATAGGGCTGCATGATCGCGGTACGACGCTCCTGGCTCATTGTTGTGTTATTCCCGATCCCGATCTTTCATGGACCGGTATCAATGACCGCATGGACTACCTGACCACATCCTTTCTCGACGCCGCGCGCTTGCCGATCTCACGTCGAAGCTCAAGCTTGCTGCGCAGGATCCCCAGTTCCTTTTCATAATGCCCACGGTCGCGCCGCGTGACCCTCCTGCGCTCCATTTTGAGCCTGAACGCGTGGGCGAATGGAGGGCGCCATGCCCGCCGCGTGTCGAACTCGTAACCAAGTTCCTCCATGACCGAACCCGCCCTGGTCTCGATCATCTCGATCTCCTGCGGTGTGAGGTCCCTTCGATACTTCTTCGCATTGTCCCGGATGATGGGCTTGTCGATATTTTCCCAATAGACGAATCGCCGTGCCGTTTCCTGCTGCTTCTCCGAGTCGGTCTGGAAACAGTTCTCCTCCACCGGCAGACCGCAGAACCGCAGGGCCCCGGCCATCACCTGGGGAGTGTCGGAGATCAGGTCCTCATAGCTGATGAAGTGCATGTCGACGCCATGGCGCTTGACCAGTTCCAGGCACCTGCGCTGTTCACTTTCCCACTTCCGCATGGAATCCCAAACGGTCCTCAGGTGCGCGGGTTTCTTCTTCCAGGAGGCACAATGGTCGCGCGGATCCCGATACAGGTACAGCAGCCTGCTTTCCGGCCATCGCGCCTTCACCTGGAAGGCATAGTTGAAGATGTGGTTCCCCTTGCAGGCGTAGATGGGTTTACCGTGCATCCGCGCCTTGGCCCGGTAGATCACATCGAACGCGTCCCAGAAGCTCTTGGGTTGGTGCTCGCGAAGGGCTTCCGCCACATCCAACCGCAGGCCCCATTTGTTGAAGTCGTGGTTCGCGAACTCCATCATATCCTGGAGCAGGTACGCCATGTTCCTCTCCACCCGCAGGTCACCATAGTGGTGCAGCATGCCTGACCAAGAGTCGAAATAGTGCGGGGCCACGGGCGCCTCCACGCGCGAGTGGTTGCCCAAGAGGCTTCGCAGCAGGTTGCTGCCGGACCTTTCGGAGCCTACCAGGAAGATCGGGGCTGGATCGTTCGATCGCATTGTTCGCGCGGTTCGGTTCGCAAGAGGTTACAGGTTCACAAGCAGGGTATCATCAGGTCAACGATCTTCCGGGGTATGTGGTCCGGCAACCCCGGGTAGAACGGAAGGCTCAGCACGGTCTCGGCCATATGCTCCGACACGGGCATGGCCACTTGGTCGACATACGGAAGCCGGTTCAGGGAAGGATAGAAATATCGCCTGGGGTTGATCCCATGGGCCACCAAGGCGGCCTGCACGCGTTCGCGGGTGGCCCCGTCCTTCAGGAACACCGGGAAGTAAGCGTAGTTGTGGACGGTTCCCGGGAATTCGGGCAGCACCTTGACCGGTGTTCCGGCGAACAGTCCTGTGTAGGTGTCATACAATCGCTTCCTATCGGCGATGCACGCCGGCAGGTACGGCAGCACCGCCATCCCCATGGCCGCATGCAACTCGCTCATTTTGGCGTTCATGCCAAGGGTGAAATGCTCATCACCGATGTGGCCGAAACTGCGCAGCAAGCGGATGTCATGATCGTGGTCCTTCCGGTGCAGCACCACGGCACCACCCTCCACGGTATGGAAGAGCTTGGTGGCGTGGAAGCTGAGGGTGCTGGCATCGCCATAGGCCAGAACGCTCCTGCCTGCGACCCCCACGTCGAAGGCGTGGGCCGCATCATAGATCACCTTCAATCCATATTTCCGCGCGATGGCATCGATGGCCTCCACATCGCATGGGATCCCATACACATGGGTGGCCAGAATGGCGCTGGTGTCAGGTGTTATGGCGGCTTCGATCAAAGCGGGGTCGATGCAACACGTTTCGGGATCGATATCCACGAAGACCGGTTCGCAACCCTCCCAGAGGATGGCGCTGGTAGTGGCCACATAACTGAATGGCGTGGTGATCACCTGCCCCCGCACCTTGAGCGCCCGCAAGGCGAGCTGCAAGGCCAGCGTGCCATTGGCCATGAGCTTCAGGTGGGGCACTTCGAACCGGGCGCGCAGGGTCTCCTCCAACAAACGATGTATGGGTCCGTTGTTCGTGAGGACATGCGTGGAGTAGGCCTGGTCCAGCCAATGCAGATACTCCTCCCGGGGTGGCAGGAACGTGCGGGTAACGTATACCGGTGGCTGCTCCATGTCGCTCGTTGGTGATCCGGATCCTGCTCCCGTCCTAATGCTCGATCAGGTCCATGGGGCGACCCATGAGATGGTCCAACGCTTCCAAGCCGGGCTGGAAATGTCGGTAAAGTTCAGCCTCCAACCCGGGAGCCATACCCACATCATATCCCCCCTTTCTGGGTGGAAGTGTGAAAGCGGAGTGGTCCGCGGGCAGAACTTCGATACCGCTCCATAGGCACAACTCACCCACCAGCCATGGCAGTCTGTCACGCATATCCCTGAAGGAGAACACCTTCACCCGGTCCTTCCCGAACAGGTCGACAAAGGGCCGAAGCTGTTCGGCGTATTCCCCATGGCGCAGGTAACTGGATCCACCGGTGCGGGGTTCTCCGGCCAGTTCGCCACGCACCGCTTCCTCGAAGGACAGCGGATCGTAGAGGTGGCCCTGGACCGGATGATCCTTTTTGCGCTGGGACATCTGCCACGCGGAGAAGGCGCGCTTCACCGGATCGCGAAGCACAGCCACGATCAGAACTTGGGGCATCACCTGGTGGATGCGTTCGGCATAGTGTGCCTCCCACATATAGCTGGGGGTCGCCTCAAAGGTGACGAAGCGTCCGCCGAACCATGGCTTCCTTGGGAAGAGCTGGCGATAATATGAGAACCCCAACCGGTGATCGGCGTTCCTGTCGAAGAAATGCAACTCCTTGCGCTTCGGTGGCAGGATGGACGGATGCTTGGACAGGACGTTGAACAAATGGGTCGTCCCACTCTTCTGCGCGCCGATGATGATGAAGGAGGGCAGCATCCTGGGCGATACCACATCCAGCATGCGGCCCATACGGTAACTCAGTGCTCCCATCCTTCGATACGTCAAGGTTTCATCGATCACTGGTGGCCATGAGGAATCCGCGGCGTGGATCCTCTTCATGCAACAGGACCACACGATAACGCAGTCCGTGAAGCAGCTCCATCACCCGGAATGTGCATGCCACGGAATGCACTTCGATCAGCAACACGGGCCGTGCATGGGCCAGGGTTTCCATGGCGCCATGCAAAACCATGTGTTCCGCCCCCTCCACGTCGATCTTCACAAGACCGATGCCCTGCCAGGCGTGCTTCTCCACGAGCGTGTCCAGTCGATGCACGGGCACACTGAAGGAGTGGAACCCGGCCTTGGTGTACACCTCCTCTGGTAGACTTGGACGTACGCCATGGAGATACCCGCCGGAACTCGTCTGGTCCTCGATGTTGGAGGAAGCGCGCATGTCCATCCTGCCATCGACATCGGCAAGCGCCATGGACATCACCTCGACCCGTCCGGCGATCGAGGGGTTCAAGACGAGTTGTTCGCGGAGGCGTCCCACGTTCACCGGGTTGGGTTCGAAGGCGACAACACGCGCTTCGGGCCAGCGCATGGCGAAACAAAGCACATGGTAACCCATGTGGGCACCCACGTCTAACACCATGTCCGGGCGGATGGCGGCATGGTCCAACGCTTCGTGGATATGAGCATCGTAGGTGCCCGCGATCATCTGGCGGAAGGCCGGGGCCCGGTCGTTCACCAACATGCGCAGGCCCTTGGCGGGGCCCCCGACCACCTCGTGTATGGCCGGTTCAAGGGGGGGTGGGGTCCTGGCATGGCCGAAAGGTCCCAGTCTGTTCCGCAGGCGATCGGTCCATCCCATAGCGCAAGCATCAGCGCTCCCAGCGAAGCTTCGGGTGGACCACTCCGGGGCGCCGCACGTAGGGCATGTCCTCCTCCCCCTCGTGCCGCATCTCCAGAACGATGGCGTCATTCACCTGGAAGATACGCCTGCCGTTGCGGCGGAAATGGGCCGTGAACCGGTAGCCTCCCTCATTCAGCAAATGCGGCGGAATGATGCATGTGACCTTGGATCGCCCCGGCTCCCAGACCACGCTGTCCAACTCGCGCGCCATACTGGAGATGAAAGCCAGTACCTCGTTGTGTGTACTGACCCGCAAGGTGATGTCGAGATCATCGTCGATGATGCCCAGGTTGAGCAACTCGAACTCAATCCGGAGGGCATGACTGGTGAGCAACTCGCCATCGGGGGCAAGGCTGGTGGCCTTCACCGACAACAGGCGCAACTCATCGGTACCCGGTGCATGTTCCGCTTCCCACTCCTGGGCATGGGTCTCCACGGCGTATTTCTCCAGATAGGACCGCACCACTTCATGGGTGCCCCCGCTCATGCGCAACTCGCCCTGGTCCAACCAGATGGCCGAGTTGCACAGGTTGTGCACCGCGTTCACATTGTGGCTCACGAGCAGGATGGTGCGGCCACTGTCGGCCACCTTGCGCATGCTGCCCAAGCACTTGCGCTGGAACTCGGCGTCGCCCACGGCGAGCACTTCGTCCACGATGAGGATGTCCGGGTCCAGATGCGCCGCCACAGAGAAGCCCAGGCGGACCTTCATGCCGCTGCTGTAACGCTTGATGGGCGTGTCCAGGTGGTGTTCGATGCCGCTGAAGGCGATGATCTCGTCCAGCTTGCGCACGATCTCGGCCTTGCGCATGCCCAGGATGGCGCCGTTGAGGAAGATGTTCTCCCGGCCGGTGAGTTCGGGATGGAAACCCGTGCCCACTTCCAGCAGACTGCTGAGTTTGCCTTTGAGGCTGATGCGGCCTCGTGTGGGGAGGGAGATGCGCGAAAGGAGCTTGAGGATGGTGCTCTTGCCCGCGCCGTTGCGCCCCACGATGCCCAGGATGTCACCACGCTTCACTTCGAAGCTCACCCCTTGCAAGGCCCAGAAATACTGGCCCCGGCGCTGGCCGATGTGGGCCTTTTCCACCAGCAGGCGGGGGTCGGGCCTGCGGCGCATGCGCGCCCATACCGCCGACACTTCGTCGGTGAGCAATGAACTGCCGATGATGCCAAGCCGGTAGCGCTTGTGCACATCCTCCACCCGGATCACCGTATCGCGCGCCATGTTCAGACCACGTCAGCGAAGGACCTTTCGGCCCGTTGGAAGATGAGGATGCCGACCACCGTGCTGCCCACGGCGAATCCAACGGCGTAGAGCATGGTGCCCCAATCCATTGGGGTGCCCAGCAACACCGCGCGGAATCCTTCGATCACGGGGGTCATGGGATTGAGTTCGATGACGGTGCGAAGCGTGCTTCCCTCGGGCACCCGTGAGAGGGGGAATATCACCGGGCTCATGAACATGAGCAGTTGCACACCGAAGCCGAGCAGCACGGTGAAGTCTCGGAACTTGGTGGTGAGCGCGGACACCAGCAGGCCGAGGCCGCCGGCGATCATCATCAGCACGATGATGAGCAGGGGCAGCAGGGCGGCATCGGGACGGAAGCGCATGGTGAACTCGCCCATGAGGTGGAAGTAGACCGCGAAGAGGGAGAAGGTGGCCAGTTGGGTGAAGAAGCTCACCGAGGCGGAGAGCGTGGTGGCCATGGGCGAGATGAGGCGCGGATAGTAGACCTTGGTCATGAGCTGCGCGTTGAACACCAGGGTCTGCGCGGTACGGTTGAGCACACTGGCGAAGAAGAGCCAGGGGACCACACCGCTCATGTAGAAGAGCAGCGGAGGATACCCGGGCTCGGCCAGGCGGGCCATCATGCCGAAGACCACGGCGAACATGATGGAGGTGAGAAGTGGCTGCACCACCTGCCAGGCGGGGCCGAGGATGGTCTGCTTGTAAACGGCGAGCAGGTCGCGCCGCACCAGCAGCTTCAACAGGTCCCGATAGCGCCACAATTCGCGCAGGTCCACCACCCACCATGGCCGCCGTGGGTCTATGACCACGTTCCAATGTTCCTGGTCCTTCACCATCCCTCAATGCTTCTCCCTGCTCTCCCGCTCCTGCTTGCGGCGGCGGCGGCCGTAGCCATATCCGTAGCCATAGCCATAGCCGCTGCCATAGCCGTAGGCGTAGCGGTAGCCATAACCGTAGTTGGTGTTGTAGTAGTACTTGCTCTTCTTCATCCGCACGCCGTTGAGCACCAGGCCCACGTTCTTCACGGCGTGGCCCTCCAGGGTCTCGATGGCATTGTTCACGTGGTCCTTGTTCGCGAAGCGGGTGTTCATCACGAAGAGGGTCACGTCGCAGTGCCGCATCATCAGCAGGGCATCGGTGATCAGGCCCACGGGCGGGGTGTCCATGATCACGTAGTCATAATCCCGCCGGGCTTCGATCAGCATGCGCCCCAGATGCTCACTCAGCACCAGTTCCGAGGCGTTCGGTGGTGTGGGGCCGGAAAGGATCACGTGGAAGTTCTCGTACTGGGTGGGCAAGACCACATCGCGCCAATCCACCTTGCCCACGAGCATGTTGCTCAGGCCGGTGGCGTTGGTCATGTTCAGGCCCTGGCCCACCTTGGGTTTGTGCAGGTCCAATTCCAGCAGCAGCACGCGCTTGCCCGCCTTGGCCAGTATGGCGCTGAGGTTCACCGAGCAGAAGGTCTTGCCCTCGTTGGGCCTGTAACTGGTGAGCATCACCACCTTGCCACCCTGGTCCTCCGGCCCGCGCACGTACTCCAGGTTGGTGCGCACCGTGCGGAAACATTCGGTGATGGCGGCCTTTGGATCGCTGTCCACCACCACGTAGTTCTCCTCGGCCTTGTCGCTGTGGATGATCTCGCCATAGACCGGCAGTTGCACCAGTTCCTTCAATTGCTCGGCGTTCTCGATGCGGTCGTAGAAGACCACGCGCATGAAGACCACCAGGAGCGCCACCACCAGACCGACCAGGACGAAGACGTAGAAGATCCGGAGCTTGTCAGGCCGCACCACGCCCAAGCTGCGGGCCTTTTCGATGACCTTGGTCTGGGGCACGATGCTGGCCCGTGAGATCAGGGTGCTGGCCCGCTTCTCCAGGAGGAAGAGGTACATCTTCTCGTTCACCTGCAGCCTCCGTTGGATCCTCATCATATCCCGCTGGCTCTCGGGCATGTTGCGGATGAGCACCTCGTAATCGCGGATCTGCTTCTCCACGTCTTGCATCCGGCCCTGAACGGCTTCCCTCGCATTGCGGATGTAGGTGTGCAGATTGCCACGGATCAGGTCCATGGCGCGGTCCAGTTCGCGCACGCTGATGTTCTCCTCCTTGCCG is a window from the Flavobacteriales bacterium genome containing:
- a CDS encoding FkbM family methyltransferase; the encoded protein is MVGGPAKGLRMLVNDRAPAFRQMIAGTYDAHIHEALDHAAIRPDMVLDVGAHMGYHVLCFAMRWPEARVVAFEPNPVNVGRLREQLVLNPSIAGRVEVMSMALADVDGRMDMRASSNIEDQTSSGGYLHGVRPSLPEEVYTKAGFHSFSVPVHRLDTLVEKHAWQGIGLVKIDVEGAEHMVLHGAMETLAHARPVLLIEVHSVACTFRVMELLHGLRYRVVLLHEEDPRRGFLMATSDR
- a CDS encoding DegT/DnrJ/EryC1/StrS family aminotransferase, whose protein sequence is MEQPPVYVTRTFLPPREEYLHWLDQAYSTHVLTNNGPIHRLLEETLRARFEVPHLKLMANGTLALQLALRALKVRGQVITTPFSYVATTSAILWEGCEPVFVDIDPETCCIDPALIEAAITPDTSAILATHVYGIPCDVEAIDAIARKYGLKVIYDAAHAFDVGVAGRSVLAYGDASTLSFHATKLFHTVEGGAVVLHRKDHDHDIRLLRSFGHIGDEHFTLGMNAKMSELHAAMGMAVLPYLPACIADRKRLYDTYTGLFAGTPVKVLPEFPGTVHNYAYFPVFLKDGATRERVQAALVAHGINPRRYFYPSLNRLPYVDQVAMPVSEHMAETVLSLPFYPGLPDHIPRKIVDLMIPCL
- a CDS encoding ABC transporter ATP-binding protein; amino-acid sequence: MARDTVIRVEDVHKRYRLGIIGSSLLTDEVSAVWARMRRRPDPRLLVEKAHIGQRRGQYFWALQGVSFEVKRGDILGIVGRNGAGKSTILKLLSRISLPTRGRISLKGKLSSLLEVGTGFHPELTGRENIFLNGAILGMRKAEIVRKLDEIIAFSGIEHHLDTPIKRYSSGMKVRLGFSVAAHLDPDILIVDEVLAVGDAEFQRKCLGSMRKVADSGRTILLVSHNVNAVHNLCNSAIWLDQGELRMSGGTHEVVRSYLEKYAVETHAQEWEAEHAPGTDELRLLSVKATSLAPDGELLTSHALRIEFELLNLGIIDDDLDITLRVSTHNEVLAFISSMARELDSVVWEPGRSKVTCIIPPHLLNEGGYRFTAHFRRNGRRIFQVNDAIVLEMRHEGEEDMPYVRRPGVVHPKLRWER
- a CDS encoding WbqC family protein, which produces MSQERRTAIMQPYVFPYLGYYQLFHAADTFVSLDDAAFINKGWVNRNRLLLQGGPHFFTIPLSARSQNVSIRDTRVAPDDGWRRKLLTTLGHAYRKAPYFDEVYPIFERVLALPGESVADTAERSLMLVLDHLGTPRSIRRASELGLDPELHGQDRILAICGAVGTDLYVNPAGGRELYLAERFKERGIRLRFLRSEIVPYTQGTAGHFEPGLSMIDVLMWNSRSSVLDMMARYQLEE
- a CDS encoding polysaccharide biosynthesis tyrosine autokinase codes for the protein MAARPPQRPQARGGIVDAKDIRYILRVVGKNWYFVVVSLILASILSYLYSYKLPIIYGASTQLLLKDRETYDYQAQMYKSLGYAGLYGDLVNQKRVLTSYDLINTTLSKLDFDISYFIVGRFKTSQVHGTLPFSVELDATNPRFYEKPLDMKILDLRTYELSYDRGGEIVSRKLEFGKPSDDGELRVLITLHPYVNQGNLDKHMESDYRLVRHDRHALIAKWKNRVQVTNHDYTTILQITVEDEVATRAKAFLDTLSRVYIDYTLKSEFDINSNTVVFIDRQLEEVSRYLEMDETEMESYKESKDILNLSKEEQLYFSELVRYDNRRREMLLELGSLDALQDYLENSTDERLLPPAVFITDDAFLRQTLGELYSMQMERTRMLFAGKEENISVRELDRAMDLIRGNLHTYIRNAREAVQGRMQDVEKQIRDYEVLIRNMPESQRDMMRIQRRLQVNEKMYLFLLEKRASTLISRASIVPQTKVIEKARSLGVVRPDKLRIFYVFVLVGLVVALLVVFMRVVFYDRIENAEQLKELVQLPVYGEIIHSDKAEENYVVVDSDPKAAITECFRTVRTNLEYVRGPEDQGGKVVMLTSYRPNEGKTFCSVNLSAILAKAGKRVLLLELDLHKPKVGQGLNMTNATGLSNMLVGKVDWRDVVLPTQYENFHVILSGPTPPNASELVLSEHLGRMLIEARRDYDYVIMDTPPVGLITDALLMMRHCDVTLFVMNTRFANKDHVNNAIETLEGHAVKNVGLVLNGVRMKKSKYYYNTNYGYGYRYAYGYGSGYGYGYGYGYGRRRRKQERESREKH
- a CDS encoding sulfotransferase, whose translation is MGALSYRMGRMLDVVSPRMLPSFIIIGAQKSGTTHLFNVLSKHPSILPPKRKELHFFDRNADHRLGFSYYRQLFPRKPWFGGRFVTFEATPSYMWEAHYAERIHQVMPQVLIVAVLRDPVKRAFSAWQMSQRKKDHPVQGHLYDPLSFEEAVRGELAGEPRTGGSSYLRHGEYAEQLRPFVDLFGKDRVKVFSFRDMRDRLPWLVGELCLWSGIEVLPADHSAFTLPPRKGGYDVGMAPGLEAELYRHFQPGLEALDHLMGRPMDLIEH
- a CDS encoding ABC transporter permease, which produces MVKDQEHWNVVIDPRRPWWVVDLRELWRYRDLLKLLVRRDLLAVYKQTILGPAWQVVQPLLTSIMFAVVFGMMARLAEPGYPPLLFYMSGVVPWLFFASVLNRTAQTLVFNAQLMTKVYYPRLISPMATTLSASVSFFTQLATFSLFAVYFHLMGEFTMRFRPDAALLPLLIIVLMMIAGGLGLLVSALTTKFRDFTVLLGFGVQLLMFMSPVIFPLSRVPEGSTLRTVIELNPMTPVIEGFRAVLLGTPMDWGTMLYAVGFAVGSTVVGILIFQRAERSFADVV
- a CDS encoding sulfotransferase, translating into MRSNDPAPIFLVGSERSGSNLLRSLLGNHSRVEAPVAPHYFDSWSGMLHHYGDLRVERNMAYLLQDMMEFANHDFNKWGLRLDVAEALREHQPKSFWDAFDVIYRAKARMHGKPIYACKGNHIFNYAFQVKARWPESRLLYLYRDPRDHCASWKKKPAHLRTVWDSMRKWESEQRRCLELVKRHGVDMHFISYEDLISDTPQVMAGALRFCGLPVEENCFQTDSEKQQETARRFVYWENIDKPIIRDNAKKYRRDLTPQEIEMIETRAGSVMEELGYEFDTRRAWRPPFAHAFRLKMERRRVTRRDRGHYEKELGILRSKLELRREIGKRAASRKDVVR